A single region of the Pristis pectinata isolate sPriPec2 chromosome 23, sPriPec2.1.pri, whole genome shotgun sequence genome encodes:
- the pmpca gene encoding mitochondrial-processing peptidase subunit alpha, with product MAARMTRLRSWTQLRRCGLAGSRRYSSAGYPGVPLSTPLPNVPTPIYASAGGRDKHETRITVLENGLRVASQDKFGQFCTVGVLVNAGSRHEVKFPSGISHFLEKLAFSSTAQFGSKDEILLTLEKHGGICDCQSSRDTTMFAVSAEVKGLETVVNLLADVVLQPRLTDEELEMTRMAVRFELEDLQMRPDPEPLLTEMIHAAAYRDNTVGLPRFCPADNVEKINRKLIHSFLRNYYTLDRLVLAGVGVDHDQLVECAKKYLQGVTPVWGLEKPTDVDRSVSQYTGGIIKVEKDMTDVSLGPTPIPELTHIMIGLESCSFLEEDFIPFAVLNMMMGGGGSFSAGGPGKGMFTRLYLNVLNRHHWMYNATAYHHSYEDTGLLCIHASADPRQVREMVEIITREFILMAGSVGEVELERAKTQLQSMLMMNLESRPVIFEDVGRQVLATGIRKLPLELCRLIGEVTADDIKKVTAKMLRTKPAVAALGDLSDLPTYEHIQQALTSKDGRLPRIYRLFR from the exons ATGGCGGCGCGCATGACGAGGCTGAGGTCGTGGACTCAACTCCGCAG GTGCGGCCTCGCCGGCAGCAGGCGGTACAGCAGCGCTGGGTATCCCGGGGTCCCGCTCTCCACGCCGCTGCCCAACGTCCCCACACCCATCTACGCGTCGGCCGGTGGTCGCGACAAACATGAGACGCGCATCACGGTGCTGGAGAACGGATTGCGGGTGGCCTCGCAGGACAAGTTCGGCCAGTTCTGTACCGTTGGTG TTTTAGTGAATGCTGGGTCAAGACATGAGGTGAAATTTCCCAGTGGAATTTCCCACTTTCTGGAAAAGTTGGCATTTTCT tctaCTGCACAATTTGGCTCCAAGGATGAAATTCTCCTCACACTGGAAAAACACGGGGGGATCTGCGACTGTCAGTCTTCCAG GGACACCACAATGTTTGCTGTTTCTGCAGAGGTGAAGGGCCTGGAGACAGTAGTCAATCTGCTAGCTGATGTGGTGCTTCAGCCGAGACTTACAG ATGAGGAACTGGAGATGACCCGAATGGCTGTCCGCTTTGAGCTGGAGGACTTGCAAATGAGACCAGACCCCGAACCCCTCCTAACTGAAATGATTCATGCG GCAGCTTACCGAGACAACACTGTGGGGCTGCCCAGGTTCTGTCCTGCCGACAATGTAGAGAAGATTAATCGAAAGCTGATCCACTCATTTTTGCGGAATTACTACACCCTTGACCGACTGGTGTTGGCTGGGGTTGGGGTGGACCATGACCAGCTGGTGGAGTGTGCAAAGAAGTATCTCCAGG GAGTAACCCCAGTGTGGGGGTTAGAAAAGCCCACTGATGTGGACCGGTCTGTGTCCCAGTACACCGGGGGAATTATAAAG GTGGAGAAGGACATGACTGATGTCAGCCTGGGCCCCACTCCAATCCCAGAACTCACTCACATAATGATTGGCCTAGAAAGCTGTTCCTTCCTG GAGGAGGATTTCATTCCTTTTGCCGTGCTGAACATGATGATGGGTGGCGGGGGCTCGTTCTCAGCCGGGGGACCCGGGAAGGGCATGTTCACCAGACTCTACCTCAATGTCTTAAACAG ACACCACTGGATGTACAATGCCACTGCCTATCACCACAGCTATGAGGATACTGGGCTCTTGTGTATCCATGCCAGTGCAGATCCTAGACAG GTCAGAGAAATGGTGGAAATTATCACTCGAGAATTTATCCTGATGGCTGGCTCGGTTGGAGAG GTGGAGCTGGAACGAGCCAAGACCCAGTTGCAGTCGATGTTGATGATGAACCTGGAGTCTCGGCCCGTTATCTTTGAGGATGTAGGAAGACAGGTGTTGGCAACAGGAATCCGCAAACTGCCCCTCGAGCTCTGCAGGCTAATTG GGGAAGTAACGGCGGATGACATCAAGAAGGTCACAGCCAAGATGTTACGCACTAAGCCCGCGGTGGCAGCGCTGGGGGACCTCAGTGATTTGCCGACGTATGAGCACATCCAGCAGGCACTGACCAGCAAAGATGGCCGCCTACCCCGCATTTACCGGTTGTTCCGGTGA
- the inpp5e gene encoding phosphatidylinositol polyphosphate 5-phosphatase type IV isoform X2: protein MGDQIELLVHNTSNLVPIEDSKAQPEDKKESTPFHSDTVKYPPEQLGHGVPGVEAPFIPRPPMKPKPRRQSRLQHLHSLESMQSNRKAKIRSSEESSSEHIDTDSSCGSLYGDFSGSPMPCLQDRSTVASQKLLSRSNSSSSSSSSSMRDCDISQSASSMTEYRNSPNPLDSEPKQPSSDKTISSARRRLPPVVHTKPLPPITVNIESPALRTSNRIDSDYADYIHVTRKELSNQHNHFYSPSQGTEDSRSSFSMSSSSSILFPVRSEDLRNRSYLEGSLLASGALLGASELDRYFPDRRIRVFIATWNMQGQKELPDTLDDLLLPYDCHYIHDLYVIGTQEGIPDKREWEIRLQEILGPYFVLLYSAVHGVLQLSMFIRRDLIWFCSEVEQATVTTRIISQIKTKGAVGISFTFFGTSFLFISSHFTSGPGKVYERMLDYNKTIEALALPRIVPDTNVYRSDPNDVTTRFDNVFWFGDFNFRLDVKRAVIDELLHSSTKDNLCSILHYDELTKKLQEGSVFKGFKEAEINFPPTYKFDIGCDVYDSSAKKRTPSYTHPIVCRSVLQRYLLGGNKETFPQGAETMCFIRPEEQHYLQCILTQHKNRKLP, encoded by the exons ATGGGTGATCAGATTGAACTGCTAGTGCACAACACCTCAAACCTGGTCCCTATTGAGGACAGCAAAGCCCAGCCAGAGGACAAGAAGGAGTCCACACCATTCCATAGTGACACTGTGAAGTACCCCCCTGAACAGCTGGGCCATGGGGTCCCAGGAGTGGAGGCACCATTTATCCCAAGACCCCCGATGAAACCCAAGCCTCGTCGGCAGAGCAGGTTGCAACATCTGCACTCACTGGAAAGTATGCAGAGCAACCGGAAGGCAAAAATCAGGAGCAGTGAGGAGAGCTCTTCTGAACACATCGACACTGACTCTTCGTGCGGTTCTCTCTATGGGGACTTCTCAGGCTCTCCCATGCCATGTCTCCAGGACAGATCCACAGTGGCTTCCCAGAAGCTCTTGTCTCGAagtaacagcagcagcagcagcagcagcagcagcatgcGAGATTGTGACATCAGCCAGTCAGCCAGCAGCATGACAGAGTACAGGAACAGCCCCAACCCCTTGGATTCCGAGCCCAAACAACCCTCCAGTGATAAAACAATATCATCAGCCAGGAGGAGGCTGCCTCCAGTGGTGCACACCAAGCCTCTCCCTCCCATCACCGTTAATATAGAGTCACCAGCACTAAGGACCAGTAATCGGATCGACTCGGATTATGCAGATTACATTCACGTGACCAGGAAGGAGCTGTCAAACCAGCACAACCATTTTTATTCCCCATCCCAAGGGACTGAGGACAGTCGATCCTCTTTCTCCATGTCTTCTTCAAGCAGTATCTTGTTTCCTGTCCGTTCAGAAGATCTTCGGAACAG GAGTTACCTGGAGGGTAGTCTCCTGGCCAGTGGAGCACTTTTGGGAGCCAGTGAATTAGATCGTTATTTTCCTGATAGAAGGATCCGAGTGTTTATTGCCACCTGGAACATGCAAGGCCAGAAG GAGCTCCCGGATACGCTGGATGATCTGCTGCTGCCCTACGACTGTCACTACATCCATGACTTGTATGTCATCGGGACTCAGGAAGGAATCCCAGACAA gagagagtgggagatTCGCCTGCAGGAGATTCTGGGGCCTTACTTTGTATTGCTGTACTCGGCAGTACATGGAGTGCTGCAACTCTCCATGTTTATCAGGAGAGACCTCATCTGGTTCTGTTCAG AGGTGGAACAAGCAACTGTGACAACTCGGATCATCTCCCAGATCAAGACGAAAGGAGCTGTGGGGATCTCATTTACTTTTTTTGGGACATCCTTCCTCttcatttcttctcattttacCT cTGGGCCAGGGAAGGTTTATGAGAGGATGCTGGACTATAATAAAACAATAGAAGCCCTAGCACTGCCAAGAATCGTTCCCGACACTAACGTCTACAGATCTGACCCAA ATGATGTGACCACCCGGTTTGACAATGTTTTCTGGTTCGGTGACTTTAACTTTCGGCTGGATGTAAAACGAGCAGTGATCGATGAGCTTCTGCACAGCAGCACCAAGGATAACCTCTGCTCTATTCTCCATTATGATGAGTTAACCAAGAAGCTACAGGAGG GCTCTGTTTTTAAAGGGTTCAAAGAAGCCGAAATAAATTTTCCACCCACCTACAAGTTTGACATTGGATGTGATGTGTATGAcagtagtgcaaagaaaaggactCCCTCTTATACG CATCCCATTGTGTGCCGGTCAGTTTTACAGAGATATTTACTTGGAGGGAATAAAGAGACGTTTCCTCAGGGAGCAGAAACGATGTGCTTTATCAGACCAGAAGAACAGCACTATCTGCAGTGTATCCTgacacaacacaaaaacaggaagCTTCCTTAA
- the inpp5e gene encoding phosphatidylinositol polyphosphate 5-phosphatase type IV isoform X1 produces MGDQIELLVHNTSNLVPIEDSKAQPEDKKESTPFHSDTVKYPPEQLGHGVPGVEAPFIPRPPMKPKPRRQSRLQHLHSLESMQSNRKAKIRSSEESSSEHIDTDSSCGSLYGDFSGSPMPCLQDRSTVASQKLLSRSNSSSSSSSSSMRDCDISQSASSMTEYRNSPNPLDSEPKQPSSDKTISSARRRLPPVVHTKPLPPITVNIESPALRTSNRIDSDYADYIHVTRKELSNQHNHFYSPSQGTEDSRSSFSMSSSSSILFPVRSEDLRNRSYLEGSLLASGALLGASELDRYFPDRRIRVFIATWNMQGQKELPDTLDDLLLPYDCHYIHDLYVIGTQEGIPDKREWEIRLQEILGPYFVLLYSAVHGVLQLSMFIRRDLIWFCSEVEQATVTTRIISQIKTKGAVGISFTFFGTSFLFISSHFTSGPGKVYERMLDYNKTIEALALPRIVPDTNVYRSDPNDVTTRFDNVFWFGDFNFRLDVKRAVIDELLHSSTKDNLCSILHYDELTKKLQEGSVFKGFKEAEINFPPTYKFDIGCDVYDSSAKKRTPSYTDRIIYKSRQKGDILVVKYGSCTSIKTSDHRPVYCFYQVKIRPGRDNIPLCAGQFYRDIYLEGIKRRFLREQKRCALSDQKNSTICSVS; encoded by the exons ATGGGTGATCAGATTGAACTGCTAGTGCACAACACCTCAAACCTGGTCCCTATTGAGGACAGCAAAGCCCAGCCAGAGGACAAGAAGGAGTCCACACCATTCCATAGTGACACTGTGAAGTACCCCCCTGAACAGCTGGGCCATGGGGTCCCAGGAGTGGAGGCACCATTTATCCCAAGACCCCCGATGAAACCCAAGCCTCGTCGGCAGAGCAGGTTGCAACATCTGCACTCACTGGAAAGTATGCAGAGCAACCGGAAGGCAAAAATCAGGAGCAGTGAGGAGAGCTCTTCTGAACACATCGACACTGACTCTTCGTGCGGTTCTCTCTATGGGGACTTCTCAGGCTCTCCCATGCCATGTCTCCAGGACAGATCCACAGTGGCTTCCCAGAAGCTCTTGTCTCGAagtaacagcagcagcagcagcagcagcagcagcatgcGAGATTGTGACATCAGCCAGTCAGCCAGCAGCATGACAGAGTACAGGAACAGCCCCAACCCCTTGGATTCCGAGCCCAAACAACCCTCCAGTGATAAAACAATATCATCAGCCAGGAGGAGGCTGCCTCCAGTGGTGCACACCAAGCCTCTCCCTCCCATCACCGTTAATATAGAGTCACCAGCACTAAGGACCAGTAATCGGATCGACTCGGATTATGCAGATTACATTCACGTGACCAGGAAGGAGCTGTCAAACCAGCACAACCATTTTTATTCCCCATCCCAAGGGACTGAGGACAGTCGATCCTCTTTCTCCATGTCTTCTTCAAGCAGTATCTTGTTTCCTGTCCGTTCAGAAGATCTTCGGAACAG GAGTTACCTGGAGGGTAGTCTCCTGGCCAGTGGAGCACTTTTGGGAGCCAGTGAATTAGATCGTTATTTTCCTGATAGAAGGATCCGAGTGTTTATTGCCACCTGGAACATGCAAGGCCAGAAG GAGCTCCCGGATACGCTGGATGATCTGCTGCTGCCCTACGACTGTCACTACATCCATGACTTGTATGTCATCGGGACTCAGGAAGGAATCCCAGACAA gagagagtgggagatTCGCCTGCAGGAGATTCTGGGGCCTTACTTTGTATTGCTGTACTCGGCAGTACATGGAGTGCTGCAACTCTCCATGTTTATCAGGAGAGACCTCATCTGGTTCTGTTCAG AGGTGGAACAAGCAACTGTGACAACTCGGATCATCTCCCAGATCAAGACGAAAGGAGCTGTGGGGATCTCATTTACTTTTTTTGGGACATCCTTCCTCttcatttcttctcattttacCT cTGGGCCAGGGAAGGTTTATGAGAGGATGCTGGACTATAATAAAACAATAGAAGCCCTAGCACTGCCAAGAATCGTTCCCGACACTAACGTCTACAGATCTGACCCAA ATGATGTGACCACCCGGTTTGACAATGTTTTCTGGTTCGGTGACTTTAACTTTCGGCTGGATGTAAAACGAGCAGTGATCGATGAGCTTCTGCACAGCAGCACCAAGGATAACCTCTGCTCTATTCTCCATTATGATGAGTTAACCAAGAAGCTACAGGAGG GCTCTGTTTTTAAAGGGTTCAAAGAAGCCGAAATAAATTTTCCACCCACCTACAAGTTTGACATTGGATGTGATGTGTATGAcagtagtgcaaagaaaaggactCCCTCTTATACG GATAGAATCATATACAAGAGTCGGCAGAAAGGTGACATTCTTGTGGTTAAGTATGGCTCCTGCACCTCCATCAAAACCTCAGACCACAGACCCGTGTACTGCTTCTATCAAGTCAAGATTCGACCTGGAAGAGATAA CATCCCATTGTGTGCCGGTCAGTTTTACAGAGATATTTACTTGGAGGGAATAAAGAGACGTTTCCTCAGGGAGCAGAAACGATGTGCTTTATCAGACCAGAAGAACAGCACTATCTGCAGTGTATCCTga